TCCCGTCACGGCTGCACGCCTGGCGCCGAACGATTCGCAGCGGATTCAGCGGGCGCTCGAAGTGTTCATGCTGACCGGACAGGCCATGTCCGCCTTGCTGGCCGCACCCGCTCGACAGGATGACGCCGCTGCGGCGTGGCGCTTCGTGCCGATTGCGCTGGAACCATCCGATCGCAGCGTGCTCCATGCGCGCATCGAGAAGCGCTTCGATGCGATGCTGGCCGGTGGTTTCGTCGATGAAGTGGTGAAGTTGCGTGACCGCGGCGACTTATCGCCTGAGATGCCGTCCATGCGTTGCGTGGGCTACCGGCAAGTCTGGGAGTATCTGGATGGTGCGGTCGATTATTCGACCATGCGCGACAAGGGCGTCTTTGCGACCCGGCAGTTGTGCAAGCGGCAGCTCACATGGCTGCGGAGCATGACAGAGCGGGTGGTGGTGGACTGCTGCGATCCGCACGCGACGGCGCGGGTACTTGAAGCGATTGAAGGGTTGCTTTGAAATTGCGAAGCTATGAAACTCGCGCGGCGCCGACTATTCGCACACCGCGCGGGTTCCAACGGCCTTTAGACCACTACAGTCTGAGCTTCGCCGGCCGCGCTTTCGCGAATCACGCCGATCTTCCAAACCTGCTCGCCTGCAGCCGAGAGCAGACCGATCGCCGCATCGGCATCCGCGGCGGACACGACCACGGCCATGCCGATACCGCAGTTGAACACGCGATGCATTTCCGCATCCGCCACGCCGCCGTGCTTTTGCAGCCACGAGAACAGCGGCGGCAACGGCCAGCCGCGATGATCCAGCTCAGCCGTCAGGCCTTCACGCAACACGCGCGGAATATTTTCGACCAGGCCACCACCGGTGATGTGCGCCATGCCTTTGACGGCGATCTGCTGCATCAGCGCCAGCAGCGGCTTCACATAAATATGCGTGGGCGCCATCAGCGCGTCGGCGAGGGTGCGGCCGTCGAAATCCGCATTCAGATCAGGCTGCGCGCGCTCGATGATCTTGCGCACCAGCGAAAAACCGTTCGAATGGATGCCACTCGAAGCCAGACCCAGCACGACGTCGCCGGGGGCGATCGTGCTGCCGTCGATAATCTTGCTCTTTTCCACTGCGCCGACCGCGAAACCGGCCAGATCGTATTCGCCGTCCGGGTACATGCCCGGCATTTCCGCCGTCTCACCGCCGATCAGCGCGCAACCCGACAGTTGGCAGCCATACGCGATGCCCTTCACGACCGTTGCCGCCGTGCCGACGTCCAGCTTGCCGCAAGCGAAATAGTCGAGGAAGAACAGCGGCTCGGCGCCCTGCACGAGAATGTCGTTGACGCTCATCGCCACCAGATCCTGGCCGACGGTGTCGTGTTTGTTCAGCTGAAAAGCGAGGCGCAGTTTGGTGCCGACGCCGTCGGTGCCGGACACCAGCACCGGCTCCTTGTACTTCTTGGGCACTTCGAACAGCGCGCCGAACCCGCCGATGCCGCCCAGCACGCCGTCGCGCATCGTCTTTTTGGCAAAGGGCTTGATGGCGTCGACAAGGGCGTCGCCCGCGTCGATGTCCACGCCGGCGTCGCGATACGACAGACCTTGGGCCGAATCAGTTGAATTCGGGGCGGATTTCGGTTGATTCATGGGGAAGAGCTCGAAGGTCGGTAAAATGCGATTTTACCCGATGCCGGCCGACTGGCTGGAATTCACGCACTCCGGCGACACCTGGGAAACAATTTTGCAAGAGAACTCCTCGATTCTGACGCCCGTTCAGCGCCGCGCCATCATCTGGCTGGCCATGGCGCTGGGCGTCGGTATTCTGCTCTGGCTGCTCAGCCCGGTCCTCACGCCGTTTCTGCTCGGCGCGATTCTCGCGTACATTCTGCAGCCGGGCGTCGCGTGGATGGTACGCCGGCGTGTGCCGCGCAGTCTGGCCGCCTTGTTGATGATGCTGCTTTTCACGCTGCTCATGACGCTTCTGGTCCTGCTGGTGCTCGCGGTGATCCAGAAAGAAGCGCCGCAGTTGCGGCAGCAGGTGCCCGTGCTGTTCGCGCACGTGAACGCCTGGCTGCAACCCAAGCTCGCCATGCTGGGACTCGCCGATTCGCTCGATTTCGCCAGCATCCGCGATCTCGTGATGGGGCAACTGGAAGGCAGCGCGCAGACCGTGGCGCTGTATGCGTGGACCTCCATCCGCACGAGCGGCAATGTGATGATGACGCTGGTCGGCAACCTCGTGCTGGTGCCGCTCGTGCTGTTCTACCTGCTGTACGACTGGAATCGCATGCTCACCCGCATGCAGATCGTGGTGCCGCGCCGGTGGCTCGACAAGACGCAGCAGCTCGCGCACGACATGGACCAGATGCTGTCCCAATACCTGCGTGG
The nucleotide sequence above comes from Paraburkholderia sp. FT54. Encoded proteins:
- the miaA gene encoding tRNA (adenosine(37)-N6)-dimethylallyltransferase MiaA, producing MTSRTPTPVPCLLGPTASGKTAAALALAARRPVEIISVDSALVYREMDIGTAKPTAEERAVAPHHLIDIVDPTDVYSAAQFRADTVRLTGEIHARGRLPLLVGGTMLYYKALTQGLSDLPSADADVRATLDADAACEGWPAMHARLAAIDPVTAARLAPNDSQRIQRALEVFMLTGQAMSALLAAPARQDDAAAAWRFVPIALEPSDRSVLHARIEKRFDAMLAGGFVDEVVKLRDRGDLSPEMPSMRCVGYRQVWEYLDGAVDYSTMRDKGVFATRQLCKRQLTWLRSMTERVVVDCCDPHATARVLEAIEGLL
- the purM gene encoding phosphoribosylformylglycinamidine cyclo-ligase: MNQPKSAPNSTDSAQGLSYRDAGVDIDAGDALVDAIKPFAKKTMRDGVLGGIGGFGALFEVPKKYKEPVLVSGTDGVGTKLRLAFQLNKHDTVGQDLVAMSVNDILVQGAEPLFFLDYFACGKLDVGTAATVVKGIAYGCQLSGCALIGGETAEMPGMYPDGEYDLAGFAVGAVEKSKIIDGSTIAPGDVVLGLASSGIHSNGFSLVRKIIERAQPDLNADFDGRTLADALMAPTHIYVKPLLALMQQIAVKGMAHITGGGLVENIPRVLREGLTAELDHRGWPLPPLFSWLQKHGGVADAEMHRVFNCGIGMAVVVSAADADAAIGLLSAAGEQVWKIGVIRESAAGEAQTVVV
- a CDS encoding AI-2E family transporter — translated: MQENSSILTPVQRRAIIWLAMALGVGILLWLLSPVLTPFLLGAILAYILQPGVAWMVRRRVPRSLAALLMMLLFTLLMTLLVLLVLAVIQKEAPQLRQQVPVLFAHVNAWLQPKLAMLGLADSLDFASIRDLVMGQLEGSAQTVALYAWTSIRTSGNVMMTLVGNLVLVPLVLFYLLYDWNRMLTRMQIVVPRRWLDKTQQLAHDMDQMLSQYLRGQLLVMGVLAAYYAIALSVARFEIALPVGIFTGLAVFIPYIGFATGLALALLAALLQFGDWYGFGAVAVVYGVGQILESFFLTPRLVGERIGLHPLAVIFALLAFGQLFGFFGVLLALPVSAILSVAMRELRQSYLTSTLYNN